One genomic segment of Sphingobacteriales bacterium includes these proteins:
- a CDS encoding peptidylprolyl isomerase, giving the protein MRITIIICFLYFFSFTTTAFAQTTQPILLDKIVAKVGKHIILKSRIDAETQAALAQGIKEPELECAVLEQALLEKIFVTQAEIDSVEVGEAEVEHELDQRMNYFISAFNNDITQLEAYYGKSIAEIKNDLREKTRDLLAAQRMQGQVTGNTAITPSEVRDFYNALPPDSIPYINSEVEVGQLVITPKPTRAQKEVVINKLLDLRQQVLSGKKSFEDLAKGYSEDPGSAPHGGNLGWMQRGSLVPEYEGAAYLLKPNEISDVIESSYGLHIIQLIERRGEKINTRHILIRPVPDWAQNQATQKTLDSIRNLIVADSLNFKLAVEKYSDDENSKRFGGMVQDAQTGSSRIEMNRLDPTVFFGIDGLKQGEVSKPQEFKKPDGTTAYRILYLYERTQPHRANLKQDYARFQSYVENIKRQEALLKWLDRRIPETYVWLAPEFQNCTMSQRWAKAAQGGE; this is encoded by the coding sequence ATGCGCATTACTATTATTATTTGTTTTTTATACTTTTTTAGTTTCACTACCACGGCATTTGCCCAAACAACGCAACCTATTTTACTCGATAAAATTGTGGCCAAAGTGGGCAAACACATTATTTTAAAATCGAGAATTGATGCCGAAACACAAGCAGCCTTAGCACAAGGCATTAAAGAACCCGAATTAGAATGTGCCGTCTTAGAACAAGCCTTGCTCGAAAAAATATTTGTAACGCAAGCCGAAATTGATAGCGTAGAAGTAGGCGAGGCTGAAGTTGAGCACGAACTTGACCAGCGCATGAATTATTTTATTAGTGCATTTAATAACGACATAACGCAGTTAGAAGCCTACTACGGCAAAAGTATTGCCGAAATAAAAAACGACCTGCGCGAAAAAACCCGCGACCTTTTAGCGGCGCAACGTATGCAAGGGCAAGTTACAGGTAATACTGCCATTACCCCCTCTGAAGTGCGCGATTTTTACAACGCCCTGCCACCCGACAGTATTCCATACATTAACTCGGAGGTAGAAGTTGGTCAGTTGGTTATTACACCCAAACCAACACGGGCACAAAAAGAGGTGGTAATCAATAAACTGCTCGATTTGCGCCAGCAAGTGCTTTCGGGCAAAAAATCGTTTGAAGACCTTGCCAAAGGATACTCTGAAGACCCCGGAAGTGCCCCACACGGCGGTAATTTGGGGTGGATGCAGCGCGGCTCGTTAGTTCCTGAATACGAAGGAGCAGCCTATTTATTAAAACCCAACGAAATATCGGATGTAATTGAATCGAGCTACGGTTTGCATATCATCCAACTAATTGAAAGGCGCGGGGAAAAGATAAATACCCGCCATATCTTAATCCGGCCGGTTCCGGATTGGGCGCAAAACCAAGCCACTCAAAAAACTTTAGACAGTATTAGAAACTTAATAGTGGCCGACAGCCTAAATTTTAAATTAGCAGTCGAAAAATATTCGGACGATGAAAACAGCAAACGCTTTGGCGGCATGGTTCAAGATGCACAAACCGGCAGCAGCCGTATTGAAATGAACCGCTTAGACCCAACTGTGTTTTTTGGCATTGACGGCTTAAAGCAAGGTGAAGTTTCAAAGCCTCAGGAGTTTAAAAAACCGGATGGCACAACCGCTTACCGAATTTTATATCTTTACGAGCGCACCCAGCCGCACCGCGCCAATTTAAAACAAGACTATGCCCGTTTTCAATCGTATGTTGAAAATATAAAACGACAAGAGGCCCTACTGAAATGGTTAGATAGGCGAATTCCGGAAACATACGTTTGGCTTGCCCCCGAGTTTCAAAATTGCACCATGAGCCAGCGTTGGGCTAAAGCAGCACAGGGCGGCGAATAA
- a CDS encoding T9SS type A sorting domain-containing protein translates to MALLILTNLNTLATFAQDTEECGGAILFGEYDEGGFRSNVDFCTDAVKVLPIVIHVVYSGTLEQAQVDIGMTEITENFLFNINRNFRTTNSVINEFVDTKIQFALAGLDPEGNETDGVNYVYDADSKFHYYNNSTDFANEVYRFEAMALWDISKYINIWIVSDIVEKSVYGFALNGRGIYLDYASFGSNTPTHELGHMLGLKHTYEAASCNEVNCTSEGDFICDTPPGVLESCDFYAPSCGGDLFPHVQLSNFMSACPQRTNFTFGQALFMTDVLHNTVISNEIGILNFKHLWSNENLAATGVVAIDYNFAEAIIDHINPSQSQTVVMTVNGDNISSIDWSWSGGNATGQTLSYTEDLTITSRDFMITTTFNDGKTRTDELQINFNDAASSDYNFQFENNIWSKNILITADETWHNHLLRINGKIIIESGATLTLDGGYFEFSPQGGIIVKPGGKLIAYGYENYPVTFRGKRCDNTPWQGIQIEGNYTNCQDVTDPACQLSGNTDLLTHHGIVELNNATIQDAKIGVQVGKPLVVLEGNVLSGGGGLLTALDSNFDNCSVGVEFNPYNNIGLSSIANSDFNITAPFLGTHTYTNLGYIGVYTNEINSVSINGNTFKNHNPQAFDLDKQGCGIITNNSNMSIGDNNFSALYKGITGYGLNALQSMLSIVGNNFYDNTYKGITLNGNSFSAIEDNNFTLSNADGNYGVYTLLSTGLKVTGNTFNAPEAATETNFKYGLVMHNSGTMGAAVLENVFGVPDNTNPNSNKPLRAGVQIEGGSNQLLTIDCNVFNAQSKYDLRIFDFLQDQGACDFVSELLNPNANDWHTPPQNGSTYHIYYSNAQIPFNITYANGYEPTLLSGNINTYDCADDETDCTFITQGGGTGAAKIAYLQNLQADTTLTPAQQTLITSELLRTHISLNQFSEAETLLTTSNLNQALTATQTLQGQYSQALATLDLIPQDTPDNIAFHEFFTNYIEERQNTGGSGKTTQSAQQNLTKLADKNLLYPPDLGSLMAQTHTAISQKTGYNRIPVEVKKQNETTQHTTSNLLVYPNPANNELYITANPIMFAQAEVSLYTANGQEVAKVKMVNGQANINTAQLHPGIYISQVSNGIAAPYAKFTIIR, encoded by the coding sequence ATGGCGCTACTAATATTGACCAACTTAAATACCTTAGCTACTTTTGCTCAAGATACCGAAGAGTGCGGAGGAGCTATTTTGTTTGGAGAATATGACGAAGGTGGTTTTAGGTCAAATGTAGATTTTTGTACTGATGCCGTAAAGGTTTTACCCATTGTTATTCATGTTGTTTATAGTGGTACGCTTGAACAAGCACAAGTTGATATCGGAATGACAGAGATAACTGAAAATTTTTTATTTAACATTAACAGAAATTTTAGAACAACCAATTCAGTTATAAACGAGTTTGTTGATACAAAAATTCAGTTTGCACTAGCCGGGTTGGATCCCGAAGGCAATGAAACAGATGGCGTTAACTATGTTTATGATGCTGATAGCAAGTTTCATTATTACAATAATAGCACTGATTTTGCAAATGAAGTTTATCGTTTTGAGGCTATGGCTCTTTGGGACATTAGCAAGTATATAAATATTTGGATTGTATCTGATATTGTTGAAAAATCAGTTTATGGCTTTGCCCTAAACGGAAGAGGAATTTATTTAGATTACGCTTCTTTCGGTAGTAATACCCCAACTCATGAATTAGGACATATGCTTGGGTTAAAGCATACTTACGAGGCAGCTTCCTGCAACGAGGTTAATTGCACAAGTGAAGGCGATTTTATTTGTGATACACCTCCGGGGGTGCTTGAATCGTGTGATTTTTACGCACCAAGTTGTGGTGGCGACTTGTTTCCTCATGTCCAATTGAGTAATTTTATGAGTGCCTGCCCACAACGTACTAATTTTACCTTTGGTCAGGCTCTATTTATGACCGATGTATTGCACAATACGGTAATATCAAACGAAATTGGAATTTTGAACTTTAAACACCTTTGGTCAAATGAAAATCTAGCCGCCACTGGCGTAGTAGCCATAGATTACAATTTTGCCGAAGCAATAATAGACCATATAAACCCTAGCCAATCTCAAACTGTTGTAATGACGGTAAATGGGGATAATATAAGTAGTATTGATTGGTCATGGAGTGGTGGTAATGCAACAGGTCAAACCTTGTCCTACACAGAAGACTTAACTATTACATCAAGAGATTTTATGATAACAACAACTTTTAATGATGGAAAAACCCGGACAGATGAATTGCAAATAAATTTTAATGATGCAGCCTCAAGTGACTATAATTTTCAGTTTGAAAATAATATTTGGTCAAAGAACATATTGATAACTGCCGATGAAACATGGCACAATCACTTGTTACGGATTAACGGCAAAATTATTATCGAATCCGGAGCAACCCTGACGCTTGATGGTGGATATTTTGAGTTTTCACCCCAAGGCGGAATAATTGTAAAACCCGGCGGAAAACTGATTGCTTATGGTTACGAAAACTACCCTGTAACATTTAGAGGTAAACGTTGCGATAACACCCCTTGGCAGGGCATACAAATTGAAGGCAATTATACCAACTGCCAAGATGTAACCGACCCCGCCTGCCAATTATCCGGAAACACCGATTTATTAACGCATCATGGCATTGTAGAACTCAACAACGCCACTATTCAAGATGCCAAAATTGGCGTGCAAGTGGGTAAACCTTTAGTAGTGCTCGAAGGCAATGTTTTAAGCGGTGGCGGTGGTTTGCTAACGGCTTTAGACAGCAATTTCGATAATTGCTCGGTAGGTGTAGAATTTAACCCTTACAATAATATTGGGCTTAGTAGTATTGCTAACAGCGATTTTAATATTACTGCCCCATTTTTAGGCACCCATACTTATACCAATTTAGGGTATATTGGGGTATATACCAACGAAATAAATAGTGTAAGCATAAACGGCAACACCTTTAAAAACCACAACCCACAAGCCTTTGACCTCGATAAACAAGGTTGCGGCATTATAACCAATAATAGCAATATGAGTATCGGCGACAATAATTTTTCGGCATTATACAAAGGTATAACAGGTTATGGACTAAATGCCCTGCAAAGTATGTTAAGTATTGTTGGCAATAATTTTTACGACAACACCTATAAAGGCATAACCTTAAACGGCAATAGTTTTTCTGCGATTGAAGATAATAATTTTACACTAAGTAATGCAGATGGCAATTATGGTGTATATACGCTTTTATCAACCGGATTAAAGGTAACAGGCAACACTTTTAACGCGCCAGAGGCGGCAACAGAAACCAATTTTAAATATGGTTTGGTAATGCACAATAGCGGCACAATGGGTGCTGCGGTACTCGAAAACGTGTTTGGCGTACCCGACAACACCAACCCCAACAGCAATAAACCCCTGCGGGCAGGTGTGCAAATTGAGGGAGGCAGCAACCAACTGCTAACCATCGACTGCAACGTGTTTAATGCACAAAGCAAATACGACCTGCGCATTTTTGACTTTTTGCAAGACCAAGGGGCGTGTGATTTTGTGAGCGAACTTCTTAACCCCAATGCCAATGATTGGCATACTCCCCCGCAAAATGGCAGTACCTATCATATTTATTACAGCAACGCCCAAATACCTTTTAATATTACCTACGCAAATGGCTACGAACCTACGCTGTTAAGTGGCAATATTAATACCTATGATTGCGCTGATGACGAAACAGACTGTACCTTTATTACCCAAGGCGGTGGCACGGGGGCTGCCAAAATTGCCTATTTACAAAATTTACAAGCCGATACCACCCTTACCCCTGCACAACAAACATTAATTACCAGCGAATTATTGCGCACCCATATTAGCTTAAACCAATTTAGCGAGGCAGAAACACTGTTAACTACAAGCAACCTAAACCAGGCACTAACTGCCACGCAAACCCTGCAAGGGCAGTATAGCCAAGCATTGGCTACTTTAGATTTAATACCACAAGACACACCTGATAATATTGCTTTTCACGAATTTTTTACCAATTATATCGAAGAACGCCAAAACACAGGGGGCAGCGGTAAAACAACCCAATCAGCACAACAAAACCTAACTAAATTAGCCGATAAAAACCTGCTTTACCCCCCCGATTTGGGTAGTTTAATGGCGCAAACTCATACGGCAATAAGCCAAAAAACGGGTTATAACCGCATACCTGTTGAGGTGAAAAAACAAAACGAAACCACGCAGCATACCACCAGCAATTTATTAGTTTACCCCAACCCCGCAAATAACGAACTTTACATTACTGCCAACCCTATAATGTTTGCGCAAGCAGAAGTAAGTTTATATACTGCCAATGGGCAAGAAGTAGCAAAGGTGAAAATGGTAAATGGGCAAGCTAATATTAATACGGCACAATTACACCCCGGTATCTATATAAGCCAAGTAAGCAACGGCATAGCCGCGCCTTATGCTAAATTTACTATAATTCGTTAA
- a CDS encoding IS5 family transposase: MKTYPSSLTDSQWSAILGILDDKRKRKHSLREIFNALFYLLKTGCQWRMLPFHFPSWKLVYYYFTKWKKDGTIELIHEILRDKTRKQAGRASSPSVGIIDSQSVKTTSVGGLCRGIDGGKKVKGRKRHIIVDTMGLLLAVVVHAANEHDSKSAPMVIADLRGRFCRLVKIVADGGYRGELIENTRKTFGWVVEVVSRSNTASKFEVLPKRWIVERTFAWLESYRRLSKDFEFQTETSQTMIQLAMIKLMLNRIRK, encoded by the coding sequence ATGAAAACCTACCCAAGCAGTCTCACCGATAGTCAATGGAGTGCAATATTAGGCATTTTAGACGACAAACGGAAACGAAAACACAGTTTAAGAGAAATTTTTAATGCGCTGTTCTATTTGCTTAAAACTGGCTGTCAATGGCGCATGCTGCCGTTCCATTTTCCGTCATGGAAGCTTGTTTACTACTATTTTACCAAGTGGAAGAAGGATGGGACGATAGAACTCATCCATGAAATACTCAGGGATAAGACTCGAAAGCAAGCAGGCAGGGCTTCATCGCCAAGTGTTGGTATAATTGATAGCCAGAGCGTAAAGACAACAAGCGTCGGAGGCTTGTGCAGAGGGATTGACGGGGGTAAAAAAGTTAAAGGCAGAAAGCGGCATATTATTGTAGATACAATGGGACTACTTTTAGCGGTTGTGGTTCATGCGGCAAATGAGCATGACAGTAAATCAGCCCCAATGGTTATAGCTGACCTCAGAGGCAGGTTTTGCAGATTGGTAAAGATAGTAGCTGATGGCGGGTATAGAGGCGAGTTAATTGAAAATACCCGCAAAACGTTTGGGTGGGTGGTTGAGGTTGTAAGTAGATCGAATACAGCCTCGAAATTCGAAGTATTGCCAAAAAGATGGATTGTTGAAAGAACTTTTGCATGGCTCGAAAGCTATCGAAGATTGAGTAAAGACTTTGAGTTCCAAACCGAAACGAGCCAGACAATGATCCAACTTGCCATGATAAAATTGATGCTTAATAGAATTAGAAAATAA